A stretch of Acidovorax sp. RAC01 DNA encodes these proteins:
- a CDS encoding TetR/AcrR family transcriptional regulator, with protein sequence MTAVDAPVANATEHRARLLEGMARAVAAKGYADTTIADIVREASVSRRTFYENFSDKSGCLIALYEAASGNALAVLRRAIEPASDWKTQVEQALSAYLGVLARNPVLLRTLFVEILGLGSPGLAARRRATRALADLMVEVVNTRTGERPRQTPLDPTIAVAVVGGINEMVLDAIEQGQAAQLQALVRPAAALLQAAVAADC encoded by the coding sequence ATGACCGCTGTCGACGCACCCGTTGCCAACGCCACCGAACACCGTGCCCGCCTGCTGGAGGGCATGGCCCGCGCCGTGGCTGCCAAGGGCTACGCAGACACCACCATTGCCGACATCGTGCGCGAGGCCAGTGTGTCGCGCCGCACCTTCTACGAGAACTTTTCGGACAAGTCCGGCTGCCTGATCGCGCTGTACGAGGCCGCCAGCGGCAACGCCCTGGCCGTGCTGCGCCGCGCCATCGAACCGGCCAGCGACTGGAAGACGCAGGTGGAGCAGGCGCTGTCAGCCTACCTGGGGGTGCTGGCGCGCAACCCGGTGCTGCTGCGCACCCTGTTTGTGGAAATTCTGGGCCTGGGCAGCCCGGGCCTGGCAGCGCGCCGCCGTGCCACGCGGGCGCTGGCCGACCTGATGGTTGAGGTGGTGAACACCCGCACGGGCGAGCGGCCCCGGCAGACCCCTCTGGACCCGACCATTGCCGTGGCGGTGGTGGGCGGCATCAACGAGATGGTGCTGGACGCCATCGAACAGGGACAGGCGGCGCAGCTGCAGGCCCTCGTCCGCCCTGCGGCAGCGCTGTTGCAGGCGGCGGTGGCTGCTGACTGCTGA
- a CDS encoding metal-dependent hydrolase — MTELVVRRLLIDLEAPFERHWCGGDAFRTAFFNALSMSFPVGEQFFIDAVRDGHKAMPAEQAAQFADEVRGFIGQEATHRRIHSLFNGHLEKQGLINDWAPRAQERMKLFAGSDPRHALAVTAANEHFTALLAEWLLAHPETLQGAEPRLATLWQWHCAEESEHKNTAFDIYQALGGNHDWRITWFRRITLVFVGDVLRQTVLNLRRDGTLWKWRTWASAARTLFGQGGLVRESWGPWRQYLRRDFHPSQHGTDRSERWLAEHSDRYVPVGAR; from the coding sequence ATGACCGAACTTGTTGTCCGCCGCCTCCTGATCGACCTGGAAGCCCCGTTTGAGCGCCACTGGTGCGGGGGCGACGCGTTTCGCACCGCGTTCTTCAATGCGCTGTCGATGAGCTTTCCCGTGGGTGAGCAGTTTTTCATCGATGCGGTGCGCGACGGGCACAAGGCCATGCCGGCAGAGCAGGCAGCGCAGTTTGCCGACGAGGTGCGCGGTTTCATCGGGCAGGAGGCCACGCACCGCCGCATTCACAGCCTGTTCAACGGCCACCTGGAAAAGCAGGGCCTCATCAACGACTGGGCGCCGCGTGCGCAAGAGCGCATGAAGCTGTTTGCCGGCTCGGACCCGCGCCACGCGCTGGCCGTGACGGCAGCCAACGAGCACTTCACCGCGCTGCTGGCCGAATGGCTGCTGGCGCACCCCGAGACGCTGCAGGGTGCCGAGCCCCGCCTGGCAACGCTGTGGCAATGGCACTGCGCCGAAGAGTCCGAGCACAAGAACACGGCGTTTGACATCTACCAGGCGCTGGGCGGCAACCACGACTGGCGCATCACCTGGTTCCGGCGCATCACGCTGGTGTTCGTGGGCGACGTGTTGCGCCAGACGGTGCTGAACCTGCGCCGCGACGGCACGCTCTGGAAATGGCGCACCTGGGCCAGCGCCGCACGCACCCTGTTCGGCCAGGGCGGCCTGGTGCGCGAGAGCTGGGGCCCCTGGCGCCAATACCTGCGCCGCGACTTCCACCCCAGCCAGCACGGAACCGACCGCTCGGAACGCTGGCTGGCCGAGCACAGCGACCGCTACGTGCCCGTGGGCGCACGCTGA
- a CDS encoding histidine phosphatase family protein, which yields MPVAAAALIRTLQATAFLAVALACPATGAQQPGFREKPVDQALLAEMRGGGFVLYMRHSTSDSARPDRAPTVDLADCNTQRPLSDEGRKQASTLGQNLLRARIPVGEVVHSPYCRTRETAQLAFAGQPQLLRQEPLLAYSANLPSDQKPPLLAAVRHLLSTPVAPGTNRVIIAHAPNLADLMGYFVKPEGTFAVFRPLGASQFEYLGSIPPPLWGTLLP from the coding sequence ATGCCCGTCGCCGCAGCAGCCCTGATCCGCACTTTGCAGGCCACTGCATTTCTAGCAGTGGCCCTGGCGTGCCCGGCGACAGGCGCGCAGCAGCCGGGGTTCCGCGAAAAACCGGTGGACCAAGCCTTGCTGGCCGAGATGCGAGGCGGAGGCTTTGTGCTGTACATGCGGCATTCCACCAGCGACAGCGCCCGCCCAGACCGCGCACCGACCGTGGACCTGGCCGACTGCAACACCCAGCGGCCGCTGAGCGATGAAGGCCGCAAACAGGCCAGCACACTGGGCCAGAACCTGCTGCGGGCCCGGATACCCGTGGGCGAAGTCGTCCACAGCCCGTATTGCCGCACGCGCGAGACCGCGCAACTTGCATTTGCTGGCCAGCCACAGCTGCTGCGGCAGGAACCGCTGCTGGCGTACAGCGCCAACCTCCCGTCCGATCAGAAACCGCCCTTGCTGGCAGCGGTGCGCCACCTGCTCTCGACGCCGGTCGCACCGGGCACCAACCGCGTCATCATTGCGCACGCCCCCAACCTGGCAGATCTGATGGGTTATTTTGTGAAGCCGGAAGGCACCTTTGCCGTCTTTCGTCCGCTGGGGGCATCGCAGTTCGAATATCTGGGCAGCATCCCGCCGCCGCTGTGGGGCACGCTGCTCCCCTGA
- a CDS encoding BLUF domain-containing protein produces the protein MLIQLTYASRTSRILGPADIKDILSASQRNNTAAGITGALCLNNGIFLQQLEGDRAAVNTLYHRLLKDSRHRDTAVLDFCEIPHRRFTGWSMGLLGSVEANRQLFLKYSSSAAFDPYGMSTATLRSFFAEILENVRWLE, from the coding sequence ATGCTGATACAACTGACCTACGCCAGCCGCACGTCCCGCATCCTTGGCCCTGCCGACATCAAGGACATCCTGTCGGCCTCGCAGCGCAACAACACGGCCGCTGGCATTACCGGCGCGCTGTGCCTGAACAACGGCATCTTCCTGCAGCAACTCGAAGGCGACCGTGCGGCGGTGAACACGCTCTACCACCGCCTGCTCAAGGATTCCCGCCACCGCGACACCGCCGTGCTGGACTTTTGCGAGATCCCGCACCGGCGCTTTACGGGCTGGTCGATGGGGCTGCTGGGCTCGGTCGAGGCCAACCGCCAGCTGTTTTTGAAGTACTCCAGCAGCGCCGCATTCGACCCCTACGGCATGAGCACCGCCACGCTGCGCAGCTTCTTTGCGGAAATCCTGGAGAACGTTCGCTGGCTGGAGTGA
- a CDS encoding Mpo1 family 2-hydroxy fatty acid dioxygenase: MKTLTDHLSQYADYHRDPRNIHTHFVGVPMIMFAVVILLSRPSLMVGGIPLSPALLAALASSVFYFRLDTRFGLAMAAILAAMLTGGQWLAAQGAALWLGAGAGLFVVGWVIQFVGHYYEGRKPAFVDDLAGLIVGPLFVVAEWAFALGLRKEVQAAVEQRSGPVRQRGARAPV; the protein is encoded by the coding sequence ATGAAAACCCTGACCGACCACCTCTCGCAGTACGCCGACTACCACCGTGATCCGCGCAACATCCATACCCATTTTGTCGGCGTGCCGATGATCATGTTTGCCGTGGTCATCCTGCTGTCGCGGCCCAGCTTGATGGTGGGCGGGATACCGCTGAGCCCGGCGCTGCTGGCGGCCCTGGCCAGCAGCGTTTTTTACTTTCGGTTGGACACGCGATTTGGTCTGGCCATGGCGGCCATCCTGGCGGCCATGCTGACCGGCGGGCAGTGGCTGGCGGCACAGGGTGCCGCCCTGTGGCTGGGTGCCGGTGCGGGCCTGTTTGTGGTGGGCTGGGTGATCCAGTTCGTGGGCCACTACTACGAGGGCCGCAAGCCGGCGTTCGTGGACGACCTTGCCGGCCTGATCGTGGGGCCGCTCTTTGTGGTGGCCGAGTGGGCCTTTGCGCTGGGCCTGCGCAAGGAAGTGCAGGCGGCGGTGGAGCAGCGCAGCGGCCCGGTGCGCCAGCGCGGAGCGCGCGCGCCGGTCTGA
- a CDS encoding aldehyde dehydrogenase family protein: protein MQLNFIANASVPSSSGRTIPVIDPSDGQPFDEIQRSNADDIDAAVHAARQCYHAVWQKLAPVERGRLLQKLSAKILEHADELTALEQRDCGKPTKQARADAIALARYFEFYAGACDKFHGETIPYPDGYSVLTWREPHGVTGHVIPWNYPMQIFGRSVGGALAAGNVCVVKPAEDACLSLIRVAQLAAEVGFPAGALNIVTGYGHEVGDALARHPGIDHISFTGSPKIGTLIQQVAAERHCPVTLELGGKSPQIIFADADLDAAIPVVINAIVQNAGQTCSAGSRVLIDSLIYEPLLERLGKAFEKLRVGPAAMDLDVGPLIRQTQQQRVWDFLSDAQVAGIPMVAQGVVVDEAPDTGYYQAPTLLRDVPVQHRLAQEEVFGPVLCAMAFHDEDHAVELANATQFGLVAGIWTRDGARQFRMARRVHSGQVFINNYGAAGGVELPFGGVKSSGYGREKGFEALYGFTTLKTVAIKYG, encoded by the coding sequence ATGCAACTGAACTTCATCGCCAACGCCTCGGTTCCGTCATCCTCCGGTCGCACCATCCCCGTGATCGACCCGTCTGACGGCCAGCCCTTCGACGAGATCCAGCGCAGCAACGCTGACGACATCGATGCGGCGGTGCATGCGGCGCGGCAGTGCTACCACGCGGTGTGGCAAAAGCTGGCCCCGGTGGAGCGCGGCCGGCTGCTGCAAAAGCTCTCGGCCAAAATTCTCGAGCATGCCGACGAGCTGACCGCGCTGGAGCAGCGCGACTGCGGCAAACCCACCAAGCAGGCGCGGGCCGACGCGATTGCGCTGGCGCGCTACTTCGAGTTCTACGCCGGTGCGTGCGACAAGTTCCACGGCGAAACCATCCCCTACCCCGACGGCTACAGCGTGCTCACCTGGCGCGAGCCGCATGGCGTCACCGGCCATGTGATCCCCTGGAACTACCCCATGCAGATCTTCGGGCGCAGCGTGGGCGGCGCGCTGGCGGCGGGCAATGTGTGCGTGGTCAAGCCTGCGGAGGACGCGTGCCTGTCGCTCATCCGCGTGGCGCAGCTGGCGGCCGAGGTAGGGTTCCCCGCCGGAGCGCTCAACATCGTGACCGGCTACGGCCATGAGGTGGGCGACGCGCTGGCGCGCCACCCGGGCATCGACCACATCAGCTTCACCGGCAGCCCCAAGATCGGCACGCTGATTCAGCAGGTGGCCGCCGAGCGCCACTGCCCCGTGACGCTGGAGCTGGGCGGCAAAAGCCCGCAGATCATTTTTGCGGATGCCGACCTGGACGCCGCCATCCCGGTGGTCATCAACGCCATCGTGCAGAACGCCGGGCAGACCTGCTCGGCCGGCTCGCGCGTGCTCATCGATTCGCTCATCTACGAACCCCTGCTGGAGCGCCTGGGCAAGGCCTTTGAAAAACTGCGCGTGGGCCCTGCCGCGATGGACCTGGACGTGGGCCCGCTCATCCGCCAGACCCAGCAGCAGCGCGTGTGGGACTTTTTGTCGGACGCGCAAGTGGCCGGCATCCCCATGGTGGCCCAGGGTGTGGTGGTGGACGAAGCCCCCGACACCGGCTACTACCAGGCCCCCACGCTGCTGCGCGATGTGCCGGTGCAGCACCGCCTGGCGCAGGAGGAAGTGTTTGGCCCGGTGCTCTGCGCCATGGCCTTCCATGACGAAGACCACGCGGTAGAGCTGGCCAACGCCACGCAGTTCGGCCTGGTGGCCGGCATCTGGACGCGCGACGGCGCCCGCCAGTTCCGCATGGCCAGGCGCGTGCACAGCGGCCAGGTGTTCATCAACAACTACGGCGCTGCAGGCGGTGTGGAGCTGCCGTTTGGCGGTGTCAAATCGAGCGGCTACGGGCGCGAAAAGGGCTTTGAGGCGCTGTACGGCTTCACCACGCTCAAGACGGTTGCGATCAAGTACGGCTGA
- a CDS encoding Crp/Fnr family transcriptional regulator, whose product MTRPASYQPILASGRWFSQLPPAFAEALVAMAQVRHLQAGEVLFLRGDAPCGLYAVVRGAISISGTGGKADEARAALLIRLEPPHWFGEISVFDNSARTHDAHATEASTLIHVPHEKLQAWLQQHPEHWHALALLLTDKLRAAFVAMEDLALLPAPQRLARRLVMMAEGYGQWTAQGRSRRVIGISQEQLSLMLAISRQTTNQILKDLESRHLVRVQRGEVEILDLAALRAACQ is encoded by the coding sequence ATGACCCGTCCCGCCTCGTACCAGCCCATCCTTGCGTCCGGCCGCTGGTTTTCGCAACTGCCCCCTGCGTTTGCCGAGGCCCTGGTCGCCATGGCCCAGGTGCGCCATCTGCAAGCAGGCGAGGTGCTGTTCTTGCGCGGCGATGCGCCCTGTGGCCTGTATGCCGTGGTGCGCGGCGCCATCAGCATCTCGGGCACCGGCGGCAAGGCCGACGAGGCGCGCGCCGCACTGCTCATCCGGCTGGAGCCACCGCACTGGTTTGGCGAGATCTCGGTGTTCGACAACTCGGCGCGCACCCACGACGCCCATGCCACCGAAGCCAGCACGCTCATCCACGTCCCGCACGAAAAACTGCAGGCCTGGCTGCAGCAGCACCCCGAGCACTGGCACGCCCTGGCCCTGCTGCTCACCGACAAGCTGCGCGCGGCGTTTGTGGCCATGGAAGACCTGGCTCTGCTGCCCGCGCCGCAGCGCCTGGCGCGCCGGCTGGTGATGATGGCCGAGGGCTACGGCCAGTGGACGGCGCAGGGCCGCTCGCGCCGGGTCATCGGCATATCGCAGGAGCAGCTGTCGCTGATGCTGGCCATCTCGCGCCAGACCACGAACCAGATCCTCAAGGACCTGGAATCGCGCCACCTGGTGCGCGTGCAGCGCGGCGAGGTCGAGATACTGGACCTGGCCGCGCTGCGGGCCGCCTGCCAGTAA
- a CDS encoding SDR family oxidoreductase: MRVQNKSIIVTGAGNGIGEGIAKRLAAEGGKVLVNDINEAGGQRVVAEITAAGGTAAFFKADVTKSAEVKAMVDEAVRLFGQLDVVVNNAGWTHRNRPMLEVSEDEFDKVYAINMKSIYLSAIHAVPAMRQAGGGSFINIASTAGLRPRPGLTWYNGSKGAVIITSKSMAAELGPDNIRVNCINPVFNPDTGLAAEFAGGPVDEARRAKFLATIPLGRFSTALDVANAALYLASDEAAFISGVCIEVDGARCV; encoded by the coding sequence ATGCGCGTGCAGAACAAATCCATCATCGTCACGGGCGCTGGCAACGGCATTGGCGAGGGCATCGCCAAGCGGCTGGCAGCTGAGGGCGGCAAGGTGCTGGTCAATGACATCAACGAAGCCGGCGGCCAGCGCGTGGTGGCCGAGATCACGGCCGCCGGCGGCACGGCAGCGTTCTTCAAGGCCGACGTAACGAAATCGGCCGAAGTCAAAGCCATGGTGGATGAAGCCGTGCGCCTGTTTGGCCAGCTGGACGTGGTGGTCAACAACGCTGGCTGGACGCACCGCAACCGCCCCATGCTGGAAGTGAGCGAGGACGAGTTCGACAAGGTCTACGCCATCAACATGAAGAGCATCTACCTGTCGGCCATCCACGCCGTGCCGGCGATGCGCCAGGCCGGTGGCGGCAGCTTCATCAACATCGCATCCACCGCCGGGCTGCGCCCCCGCCCGGGCCTCACCTGGTACAACGGCTCCAAGGGCGCGGTCATCATCACCAGCAAGTCGATGGCGGCCGAGCTGGGCCCCGACAACATCCGCGTGAACTGCATCAACCCCGTGTTCAACCCCGACACCGGCCTGGCCGCCGAGTTTGCAGGCGGCCCGGTCGATGAGGCGCGCCGCGCCAAGTTTCTGGCCACCATCCCGCTGGGGCGCTTTTCCACCGCGCTGGATGTGGCCAATGCCGCCCTGTACCTGGCCAGCGACGAAGCCGCGTTCATCAGCGGCGTGTGCATCGAGGTGGACGGCGCGCGCTGCGTGTAG
- a CDS encoding response regulator: MFRLLKRQRFFLRFFLPVVLALLLSGGFDYAVERHYETVHKVAFEEQEEDIRVAMQAEALSHQLLTIKLRLSQALSASKARQIDEGGAYELHSAMVNELASLEAGMTALASAHDFDRVQAAYPGAMVAFGDFRKFALMSTDQMTIDQALAGEHLGRATAFYAAFALSMGEIGRNFMEHARQNAAETHQTLDAFNADMRLYRGLALALFMGLWFALSLSVSRQLDHLSSILKKLSRGENGLRNYRNFSRIKAMSEKQGTLIGDMAAAVLAFQRAQDERRNALSDLHDREELHANIISQAPVGIVVIDTQTLQFISFNDASFESLGYTREEFASLSLYDLQVARTRDELDFGVRKVIEQGGLDFETQRRHKQGHLLDFWVSMRPLHLQDRDCMTGIWMDVTNRKESERELARYRDELETLVQERTLDLEKTGHALAQQTLELQHTNEQLRSAKAMADEANQAKSAFLANMSHEIRTPMNAIIGLTHLIRRDATDERQRQQLDKVSGAAMHLLAVINDILDFSKIEAGKMTLDPTDFELETVVSNVFTITGDKAEDKGLEVMADLSGVPPRLHGDGVRLGQILTNFMGNAVKFTERGSVALRASVTHRDGDVVTLRFEVRDTGIGLTAEQQAKLFTAFQQGDVSTTRTYGGTGLGLAISRRLADLMGGRVGVRSESGKGSTFWFEAPFGVGANAAPAQRHDLPLPPRTRVLVVDDMEEARELLADMLTHMGARADAVDSGARALAAVTQADETGDPYELILTDWLMPGMNGTQMWQQICTLPLQHRPQCILVSGSLSCPADEVHAGPFAAFLPKPVLPRLLQETVARAWTELRAPGKVPDAPPPAPVFAPGMHLLLAEDNALNQEVACELLRAMGFTVDVADDGVAAVDQARVRHYDLILMDIQMPRLDGLQAARQVRALPGHAHTPIVAMTANAFAEDRAAALDAGMNDHVAKPVDPDQLARVLARLLPRAAHSGLHSSMPSPAPSPEVLADPGGLRARLDAVEGLDVEQGLRSVGGNLASLAMLLYRISVQHRLDAQQALALLQGASIADAQRLLHTIKGLAGTAGLHPLQTLAQQAEAAVRAWQTQPEADTSGPLLRVDAALAQLARALAFLSPDKPAAGPALDAAGLRRSLENLRALVASDDIDAATAYADMQAAVEQRFAQEAQALEKAMEDFDFVGALAVVDGLLAQMPPADTGEPVLPA; encoded by the coding sequence ATGTTCCGCCTGCTCAAACGCCAACGATTTTTCCTGCGCTTCTTTTTGCCGGTGGTGCTTGCACTGCTGCTGAGCGGTGGATTCGACTATGCCGTGGAACGCCACTACGAGACCGTGCACAAGGTCGCTTTCGAGGAGCAGGAAGAGGACATCCGGGTGGCGATGCAGGCCGAAGCCCTCAGCCACCAGCTCCTCACCATCAAGCTGCGCCTGTCGCAGGCGCTCAGCGCCAGCAAGGCCCGGCAAATTGATGAAGGGGGCGCCTACGAGCTGCACAGTGCCATGGTCAACGAGCTCGCGTCGCTGGAGGCTGGGATGACGGCGCTGGCCAGTGCGCATGACTTTGACCGGGTGCAGGCAGCCTACCCGGGTGCCATGGTGGCGTTCGGCGACTTTCGCAAGTTCGCGCTGATGAGCACCGACCAGATGACGATTGACCAGGCCCTGGCCGGTGAACACCTGGGCCGTGCCACCGCGTTCTACGCCGCATTCGCGCTCAGCATGGGGGAAATCGGCAGGAATTTCATGGAGCACGCCCGCCAGAACGCCGCAGAAACGCACCAGACGCTGGACGCGTTCAATGCCGACATGCGTCTGTACCGCGGCCTGGCGCTGGCGCTATTCATGGGGTTGTGGTTCGCGCTGTCACTCAGCGTCTCCCGCCAGCTCGACCACCTGAGCAGCATCCTGAAAAAGCTCTCGCGCGGGGAAAACGGCCTGCGCAACTACCGCAACTTCTCCCGCATCAAGGCCATGTCGGAAAAGCAGGGCACGCTGATCGGCGACATGGCGGCAGCGGTGCTGGCCTTCCAGCGCGCGCAGGACGAACGGCGCAACGCGCTGTCGGACCTGCACGACCGGGAGGAACTGCATGCCAACATCATCAGCCAGGCACCGGTAGGCATCGTCGTGATCGACACGCAGACACTGCAGTTCATCAGTTTCAACGACGCATCGTTCGAATCACTGGGCTACACCCGTGAGGAGTTCGCCAGCCTGAGCCTGTATGACCTGCAGGTGGCGCGGACGCGCGATGAGCTCGATTTCGGGGTGCGCAAGGTCATTGAGCAGGGAGGCCTCGACTTTGAAACCCAGCGTCGGCACAAGCAGGGCCACCTGCTGGACTTCTGGGTGTCCATGCGCCCCTTGCACCTGCAGGACCGCGACTGCATGACCGGCATCTGGATGGATGTGACCAACCGCAAGGAATCCGAGCGGGAGCTGGCCCGCTATCGGGACGAGCTGGAGACCCTGGTGCAGGAACGCACGCTCGACCTGGAAAAAACCGGCCACGCACTGGCCCAGCAGACCCTGGAGTTGCAGCACACCAACGAGCAGCTGCGCAGCGCCAAGGCCATGGCCGACGAGGCAAACCAGGCCAAGAGCGCCTTCCTGGCCAACATGAGCCACGAGATCCGCACCCCCATGAACGCCATCATCGGGCTCACCCACCTGATACGGCGTGACGCCACCGACGAGCGCCAGCGCCAGCAGCTGGACAAGGTGTCCGGCGCAGCCATGCACCTGCTGGCGGTGATCAACGACATCCTTGACTTCTCGAAGATCGAGGCGGGCAAGATGACGCTGGACCCTACCGATTTCGAGCTGGAGACGGTGGTATCGAACGTGTTCACCATCACCGGCGACAAGGCCGAGGACAAGGGCCTGGAAGTCATGGCCGATCTGTCGGGCGTACCCCCGCGCCTGCATGGCGACGGCGTGCGCCTGGGCCAGATCCTGACCAACTTCATGGGCAATGCCGTCAAGTTCACCGAACGCGGCAGTGTGGCGCTGCGCGCATCGGTCACGCACCGCGATGGCGATGTGGTGACGCTGCGTTTTGAGGTGCGTGACACCGGCATCGGCCTGACCGCAGAGCAGCAGGCCAAGCTGTTCACGGCATTCCAGCAGGGCGATGTATCGACCACGCGGACCTATGGCGGCACAGGCCTCGGGCTGGCCATATCGCGCCGCCTGGCCGACCTGATGGGCGGCCGGGTGGGTGTGCGCAGCGAGTCCGGCAAAGGCAGCACGTTCTGGTTCGAGGCCCCGTTTGGTGTGGGCGCCAATGCAGCACCCGCGCAGCGCCATGACCTGCCCCTGCCCCCACGCACCCGCGTGCTGGTGGTGGACGACATGGAAGAGGCACGCGAGCTGCTGGCCGACATGCTGACGCACATGGGCGCACGCGCCGATGCCGTCGACTCAGGTGCCAGGGCGTTGGCTGCGGTCACGCAGGCCGACGAAACAGGCGACCCCTACGAACTCATCCTGACCGACTGGCTGATGCCCGGCATGAACGGCACCCAGATGTGGCAGCAGATCTGCACCCTGCCGCTGCAGCATCGCCCCCAGTGCATCCTGGTGAGCGGCAGCCTGAGCTGCCCGGCCGATGAGGTGCATGCGGGCCCGTTCGCGGCCTTTTTGCCCAAGCCGGTGTTGCCCAGGCTGCTGCAGGAAACCGTGGCGCGCGCATGGACCGAACTGCGCGCCCCTGGCAAGGTGCCGGATGCGCCGCCGCCCGCACCGGTGTTTGCGCCCGGCATGCACCTGCTGCTGGCCGAAGACAACGCGCTCAACCAGGAAGTTGCCTGCGAGCTGTTGCGCGCCATGGGCTTTACGGTGGACGTGGCCGATGACGGGGTGGCGGCGGTGGACCAGGCCCGTGTGCGCCACTATGACCTGATTCTGATGGACATCCAGATGCCACGGCTCGATGGCCTGCAGGCAGCCCGGCAGGTACGCGCCCTGCCTGGCCATGCACACACCCCCATCGTGGCTATGACCGCCAACGCCTTTGCTGAAGACCGCGCCGCCGCACTGGACGCGGGCATGAACGACCATGTGGCCAAGCCGGTAGACCCGGACCAGCTGGCCCGCGTACTCGCACGACTGTTACCCCGTGCAGCGCACTCCGGGCTGCACAGCAGCATGCCTTCGCCCGCGCCGTCCCCTGAAGTCTTGGCCGACCCGGGCGGCCTGCGGGCGCGGCTGGACGCCGTGGAAGGACTCGACGTGGAGCAGGGCCTGCGCTCGGTGGGCGGAAACCTTGCGTCGCTGGCCATGCTGCTGTACCGCATCAGCGTGCAGCACCGGCTGGATGCCCAGCAGGCCCTGGCTCTGCTACAGGGCGCAAGCATTGCCGATGCACAGCGACTGTTGCACACCATCAAGGGCCTGGCCGGTACGGCCGGCCTGCATCCGCTGCAGACGCTGGCCCAGCAGGCAGAGGCGGCCGTGCGTGCCTGGCAGACGCAGCCAGAAGCCGATACCTCGGGTCCCCTGCTGCGCGTGGATGCGGCGCTGGCGCAGCTGGCGCGGGCGCTGGCCTTCCTGTCGCCCGACAAGCCAGCGGCAGGGCCGGCGCTGGATGCGGCCGGCCTGCGGCGGTCGCTGGAAAACCTGCGCGCGCTCGTCGCCAGCGACGATATCGATGCAGCCACCGCCTACGCCGACATGCAGGCGGCTGTGGAACAGCGATTTGCACAGGAGGCACAGGCGCTCGAAAAAGCCATGGAGGACTTCGACTTTGTGGGTGCCCTCGCGGTGGTCGATGGCCTGCTGGCCCAGATGCCGCCGGCCGATACGGGCGAGCCGGTACTGCCTGCCTGA
- a CDS encoding DUF2889 domain-containing protein — protein sequence MPLSPPAPRTLKHVRRVQYQGFEREDGLWDIEGELHDSKAYDGPSYRNASGMRLAGEPIHHMWLRVTVNLQLVVQAIEVQMDAHPLKGCREAQSALQHMVGCSMARGWRQSIQKHLGGVASCTHVRELLFNLATAAFQSVPAVFASANPDEPPRHLGQCTGWDFNGPGVKEYFPQFYGRVPVAAAAGSPQQPSQDEIQAKLPSSA from the coding sequence ATGCCCCTGAGCCCCCCCGCCCCCCGCACCTTGAAGCACGTTCGCCGGGTCCAGTACCAGGGTTTTGAACGCGAAGACGGCCTGTGGGACATTGAAGGCGAGCTGCACGACAGCAAGGCCTACGACGGCCCCTCCTACCGCAACGCCTCGGGCATGCGGCTGGCCGGCGAGCCCATCCACCACATGTGGCTGCGCGTCACGGTCAACCTGCAACTCGTCGTGCAGGCCATCGAAGTGCAAATGGACGCCCACCCCTTGAAGGGCTGCCGCGAGGCCCAGAGCGCGCTGCAGCACATGGTGGGCTGCAGCATGGCGCGTGGCTGGCGCCAGTCCATCCAGAAGCACCTGGGCGGTGTGGCCAGCTGCACCCATGTGCGCGAACTGCTGTTCAACCTGGCCACCGCCGCGTTCCAGTCGGTGCCCGCCGTGTTTGCATCGGCCAACCCCGACGAGCCACCGCGCCACCTGGGCCAGTGCACGGGCTGGGACTTCAACGGCCCCGGCGTCAAAGAGTATTTCCCGCAGTTTTACGGCCGGGTGCCTGTGGCGGCCGCCGCCGGCAGCCCCCAGCAGCCTTCCCAGGACGAAATTCAAGCCAAACTGCCCTCCAGCGCTTGA